Below is a genomic region from Sphingopyxis terrae subsp. terrae NBRC 15098.
CCTCGCGCACCGTCAAAAAGACACCGCGCAGGTTCACGCTCACCGTGAGATCGAAATCGTCGACCGAAAGCCCGAGCGCGCTTCCAGCGGGACTGACGCCGGCATTCGCGATGACCGTGTCGACGACACCGAATGAACGCTCTGCCGCGTCATAAGCGGCAATGGTGGAGTCTTCGTCGGCCACGTCCATACCCGATCGCGATTGCCTCGCCCCCTGACTTGCGAATATCCGCCCAAAGTTCGTCAAGTCGTTCGGTTCGCCGGGCGGCCGCAATCACCCGTGCGCCCGATCGGGCAAGCAAGGTCGCAAAGCGGCGCCCGATCCCTGACGACGCGCCGGTCACCAGGGCAGTCCGGCCGGTCAGATCGAAAGTGAAATTTGCATGCATGCGCCAGCCTCGTCCTTCCTCACGGTCAATCTTCGGGAGCGATGCGTGCGCGCTTGATGGTCGATTCGGCCAGCCGGACCTGGCACGCGAGGCGCGACTGGCTTGTTCGACAACCGGTCGAATCGAGGAGGTCGTCCTCGTCCGCCGACGGCTCGGACAAATCGCCTCCGGACTCTTCGATATAGACATGGCAGGTCGCGCATGAGCAGCAGCCGCCGCACATCGCGAGCATTTCATCGACGCCGGCATCGCGAATGGCTTCCATCAGCGAATATTCGGGATCGGTGTCGATGATCCGATAGCTGCCGTCGCGCAGGACGATGATAATCTCTGGCATATCTGTTTCCTCAAATTTCAGGCTGACAATGGGTCGCGTCCGGGCCGCGTCTGCGCGACCGCTAGGGCAGCGAGGTCGGGAAAGGCCCGCGCGCGCTCATGCGCTTCTGCCGACGAGGCGGTGCCCCGGATGGCCCGCCCCTTGATCCCGTGGAAGATCGCAGCAAGGCGGAAGAAGTTGAACGCGATGGCGAACGCATAGTCGGTGTCGGGCATGCCGGTTCTGCGGCAATAATCGCCAACATACCGGGCTTCGGACGGAATGCCGAGCGCCTCTAGATCGGCACCCGCAAGCCCTGCCACGATGTGCGGCGGCATCCGGTACATCATCGCATGATAGGCAAAATCGGCCAAGGGATGGCCGAGCGTAGACAATTCCCAGTCGAGAACTGCCACGATCTGCGGTTCGGTCGGGTGGAAGATCATATTGTCGCATCGGAAGTCGCCATGGACGATGGCCGTTGCATTACTTTCCGGAAGATGCGCCGGAAGCCACTCGAGCATATAGTCCATATTCGGATCGCGCCCGGCGAGATCGTCGGCGAGATATGGTTTGGACCAGCGACCGATCTGCCGTGCGAAATAGTCGCCGGGTTTGCCGTAATCGCCGAGTCCCACCGCTAATTGATCGATCGCGTGAAGCCGGGAAATTGTCTCATTCATCGCATCGAAATAGGCGGACCGTTCTGCATGCGGAACAGACGGGAATGTCGCGTCCCAGAAGATCCGGCCCTCGACCATTTCCATGATATAGAAGGGCGTCCCGATAACAGTCGGCTCCTCGCATAACGCGAAGATATGCGGCACGGGAAAGCCGGCCGCCTTGAGCGCCGTCAGTACGCGAACTTCGCGTTCGATGGCGTGAGCGCCAGGGAGCAGCGGCCCCGGCGGCTTCCGCCGGAGCACATAATACGCGCACGGCGTGCAGAGCCTGTAGGTAGGGTTGGACTGACCGCCTTTGAAACGCTCTATACTGAGCGGCCCCGAAAAACCGTCGACATGCAAAACCAGCCAGTCGCGCAAGGCCGCTTCGTCGAAGGCGAAACCGTCGCGCACAGCCGCCGTGCCCGCCCCGTGCTCGCCTCCCACACTCACAAGCCAGCCTTCCAGTCGCGCTTGATCTTCTTGGCGAGGCTCCATTTGTGGACTTCAGTCGGGCCGTCATAGATGCGGAAGGCACGGACTTCGCGGAACACCTGCTCGACGATCGTCTTGTCGGTGACCCCGGTGCCGCCCATCACCTGGACGCAGCGGTCGGCGACGCGCATCAGCGCTTCCGACACCGCGACCTTTGCCATCGAGCTTTCGACGGTGCCGAGCGAGCCGGTGTCGAGCACGCCAGCGCACCAGTCGATCATCAGTTCGGCCTGTTTCAGGTCGATCATATTTTCGGCGAGCATGAAGCCGACACCTTCATGGTCGATCAGCGCCTTGCCGAACGCCTCGCGGCGGTTGGCATAGTCGGTCGCAATCTCGTGCGCGCGGATGCACGCGCCCAGCCAGCGCATGCAGTGCGACAGGCGCGCAGGCGAGAGACGGACCTGCGCATAACGAAAGCCTTCGCCCGCTTCGCCCAGCATCTGGTCGGCCGGAATGCGGAGGCTATCGATAGTGATCGTTGCGTGGCCGCCGGGCATCGAGTTGTCGATCGTGTTGGGTACGTCGTCGATGCGGATCGCGGGGTCCGGTAGGTCGACGAGGAACATGCAGGCGCCCTGTTCGGACTTCGCCATCACAATGCCCACCCGCGCGCCCAGCGCGCCGGTGATGAAGGTCTTGCGGCCGTTGACGACCCAGTGATTGCCGTCGAGGTGGCACGTCGTTTTCATCATCGACGGGTCAGATCCTGCGCCGCCCTCTTCGGCAGGC
It encodes:
- a CDS encoding acyl-CoA dehydrogenase family protein, which encodes MSISDRALAIAAKVETFVRETVVPYEKDPRRDHHGAPTDDLVMEMREHARNAGVLTPHILGDGGHLNQRETAVVLIKSGLSPLGPLACNTMAPDEGNMYLLGKEGSPELKERFLKPMVEGSVRSAFFMTEPAEEGGAGSDPSMMKTTCHLDGNHWVVNGRKTFITGALGARVGIVMAKSEQGACMFLVDLPDPAIRIDDVPNTIDNSMPGGHATITIDSLRIPADQMLGEAGEGFRYAQVRLSPARLSHCMRWLGACIRAHEIATDYANRREAFGKALIDHEGVGFMLAENMIDLKQAELMIDWCAGVLDTGSLGTVESSMAKVAVSEALMRVADRCVQVMGGTGVTDKTIVEQVFREVRAFRIYDGPTEVHKWSLAKKIKRDWKAGL
- a CDS encoding phosphotransferase, with translation MEPRQEDQARLEGWLVSVGGEHGAGTAAVRDGFAFDEAALRDWLVLHVDGFSGPLSIERFKGGQSNPTYRLCTPCAYYVLRRKPPGPLLPGAHAIEREVRVLTALKAAGFPVPHIFALCEEPTVIGTPFYIMEMVEGRIFWDATFPSVPHAERSAYFDAMNETISRLHAIDQLAVGLGDYGKPGDYFARQIGRWSKPYLADDLAGRDPNMDYMLEWLPAHLPESNATAIVHGDFRCDNMIFHPTEPQIVAVLDWELSTLGHPLADFAYHAMMYRMPPHIVAGLAGADLEALGIPSEARYVGDYCRRTGMPDTDYAFAIAFNFFRLAAIFHGIKGRAIRGTASSAEAHERARAFPDLAALAVAQTRPGRDPLSA
- a CDS encoding SDR family NAD(P)-dependent oxidoreductase — protein: MDVADEDSTIAAYDAAERSFGVVDTVIANAGVSPAGSALGLSVDDFDLTVSVNLRGVFLTVREGARRMVASDIGSTGSGRVVLIRSVIPNFCAVGGCLWSKWSAASH
- a CDS encoding 2Fe-2S iron-sulfur cluster-binding protein, which produces MPEIIIVLRDGSYRIIDTDPEYSLMEAIRDAGVDEMLAMCGGCCSCATCHVYIEESGGDLSEPSADEDDLLDSTGCRTSQSRLACQVRLAESTIKRARIAPED
- a CDS encoding SDR family NAD(P)-dependent oxidoreductase; this translates as MHANFTFDLTGRTALVTGASSGIGRRFATLLARSGARVIAAARRTERLDELWADIRKSGGEAIAIGYGRGRRRLHHCRL